A part of Candidatus Aegiribacteria sp. genomic DNA contains:
- a CDS encoding AbrB/MazE/SpoVT family DNA-binding domain-containing protein, translated as MNTVATTKMSSKGQIVIPEEIRKALHLKAGTRFVVLGEGDVVVLKTITPPSSDEFKEIILRARQAAYESEMKPEDILEAIKETRSEKCKS; from the coding sequence ATGAATACAGTAGCTACAACAAAAATGTCATCCAAAGGACAAATTGTTATCCCAGAGGAAATCAGAAAAGCTCTCCATCTGAAGGCTGGGACAAGATTTGTTGTATTGGGTGAGGGAGATGTAGTTGTTCTTAAAACAATAACTCCACCCTCTTCCGATGAGTTCAAAGAAATAATACTGCGCGCCAGACAGGCTGCATATGAATCGGAAATGAAACCCGAGGATATTCTCGAGGCCATTAAAGAAACACGATCAGAGAAATGCAAGTCATAG